A window of Candidatus Neomarinimicrobiota bacterium contains these coding sequences:
- a CDS encoding methyltransferase domain-containing protein — MTVIHEKSYRGLGLAQLVHRSRLRRILRLVDDLDLPARGSLADVGCSNGFVLSQLKEHVLSGKDYALFGFDHSDELLRGARNKNIDGASFHRLDLNEINTSWRSRFDVITCFETLEHVGNYRHAMQNIVAMCRPHGMIVLSIPNERGVPGLLKYVARKLLRKEAYGEFFARQSEWDYVRRLLFNLPIDSFRNEGASGWGPHLGFDWKVFREHLERDYFQPQKLRLISEQSSFMNFNLFYVMTKLDAD, encoded by the coding sequence TTGACCGTCATCCACGAAAAATCGTACCGTGGCCTTGGCCTGGCCCAACTTGTTCACCGCTCAAGGCTCCGGCGGATCCTAAGACTTGTTGACGATCTTGACCTGCCCGCTAGAGGCAGTTTGGCTGATGTAGGCTGTTCCAACGGCTTTGTCCTTTCCCAACTGAAAGAGCACGTTCTCAGCGGCAAGGATTACGCCCTGTTTGGATTTGATCATTCTGACGAATTGCTGAGGGGAGCCCGCAACAAGAATATTGACGGCGCAAGTTTTCATCGGCTGGATCTAAATGAGATCAATACAAGCTGGCGTAGCCGCTTTGATGTCATCACCTGTTTTGAAACGCTGGAGCACGTGGGGAACTATCGGCACGCCATGCAAAATATTGTTGCCATGTGTCGGCCCCACGGTATGATCGTACTCTCAATTCCCAACGAGAGAGGTGTGCCGGGTCTCCTGAAATACGTGGCGCGCAAGCTGTTGCGAAAGGAGGCCTATGGGGAGTTTTTTGCCAGGCAGAGTGAGTGGGACTACGTCCGGCGCCTGCTATTTAATCTACCTATTGACTCCTTCCGCAATGAGGGTGCTTCGGGTTGGGGCCCGCACCTGGGCTTTGACTGGAAGGTATTCAGGGAGCACCTTGAGAGGGACTATTTCCAGCCGCAAAAATTACGACTGATATCCGAGCAGAGCTCGTTCATGAATTTCAATCTCTTCTATGTCATGACCAAATTGGACGCAGATTAG
- a CDS encoding DUF3179 domain-containing protein: protein MSRPRGLLVPWAEFLLYGMLISVASPASLQAQIIDGDPVYDVLPRDAIPAIVDPEFVTGKKARRIMADWEQVIGIVGPEGTAVAYSTWHLDHHEIVDDVVDGLPLAVTW, encoded by the coding sequence TTGAGCCGCCCCCGCGGTCTGCTGGTCCCATGGGCTGAATTCCTGCTCTATGGTATGTTGATCTCCGTCGCCTCACCCGCCAGTCTCCAGGCGCAGATAATTGATGGCGATCCGGTCTACGATGTGCTGCCCCGTGACGCCATCCCGGCTATCGTTGATCCCGAGTTTGTCACCGGCAAAAAGGCCCGCCGTATCATGGCTGATTGGGAACAGGTAATCGGAATCGTGGGGCCGGAAGGCACGGCCGTGGCCTATTCCACTTGGCACCTGGATCACCATGAGATCGTCGATGACGTGGTGGACGGCCTCCCACTGGCTGTCACTTGGTGA
- a CDS encoding SusC/RagA family TonB-linked outer membrane protein, with translation MRRKFATALGIIILPLVAFAQVGQQAAEISGTVTDARTGVRLVGANVLIVGTVRGAATDADGNYRIGNASVGSITVAAHYIGYKSSEQEIAVVAGQSVTLNFGLGVSALSLDEVVITGTGQEVTKRSLATTISTVRAADTENMPIQSLGEMLTGRTAGVMAMSTTGTAGGAIRIRVRGMTSLSVSNEPIVYVDGIQVDNAAFDPSGFGFNYLGGQEQSRLGDINPDDIDRIEIVKGSAAATLYGTTAANGVIQIFTKRGALNSKARWTFETEQGYSNYDPEIFTYPEESFSYTAPFSATQNEIIDVTSFGGKLLRESMIGQGAIESYSLSVRGGGEAVTYYVAGRSSREAGAFMPGTNTNQFYSGKANVELHVSDKLSLYTTNSISYNRQRAVNNDNHVFGYMAQALLSVGDTSAAAPRGEALYDLDKIDKIQNLNETFRYTGSVQFKYRPDKNWSNRLLFGLDLTSAELGDFIPFGAGIMLVPLGERLIDGRKFWSLTLDASSVYRARLGNIGFATSVGAQGFLEDTKLVSAGGEDFPFTGLSTIAGTGFSRAWESRFRSVNAGFYIQEVIDLSNALYITGAVRTDGNSAFGDEFQSQTYPKLGVSYVLDNFSLPLLGSGSLKLRVAQGSSGSQPGVFDKDRTFEPNSLASAPGLTSSNVGDKELKPEVSTELEVGFDLSFLNERWGLEFTLYNQRTIDALVLKQIAPSTGFAGFQQSNIGEVSNNGLELFLRGLIIHTATLKWDLRFSYSASKNNVVSLGDAAVPVGNLGGVNRNEEGYPVASLWARGLRSDTVAIVSGGVRAVPVPAVDAGDPALDGIGILDGKRVVTAGNVYIGPSLPLETGYLRNDITLFGNFRFSFLVDWTDGHWMYNSTREFQFEFGNLKKPELTPYEVQYYTNKLATVGFGGLEPDEKERLIELARLDDREAYNMMSPANFIKLREISASYTFRNVPGLESLTLVAAGRNLWTASPYNGPDPEVNWSGASSTQSNGVDFLTTPSPRRFTLMLRASF, from the coding sequence ATGAGAAGGAAATTTGCGACTGCGCTGGGAATCATTATCTTGCCGCTGGTCGCATTTGCTCAAGTAGGCCAGCAGGCAGCGGAAATTTCCGGAACGGTGACGGACGCCAGGACGGGGGTCCGCCTGGTGGGCGCCAACGTGCTGATAGTGGGGACAGTACGGGGTGCAGCCACCGATGCGGACGGCAACTATCGAATCGGGAACGCGTCCGTGGGGAGTATCACCGTGGCTGCCCATTACATCGGCTACAAATCATCCGAGCAAGAGATCGCCGTGGTCGCGGGACAGAGCGTGACGCTCAACTTCGGCCTGGGCGTGTCAGCCTTGTCGCTGGATGAGGTGGTGATCACCGGTACCGGCCAGGAGGTGACCAAGCGGTCACTTGCGACGACGATCAGCACGGTGCGCGCGGCCGACACCGAGAACATGCCTATCCAAAGCTTGGGTGAAATGCTGACGGGCCGCACGGCCGGCGTCATGGCCATGAGCACCACGGGCACAGCGGGTGGAGCCATCCGGATTCGCGTCCGTGGCATGACCAGTTTGAGCGTCAGCAATGAGCCTATTGTCTACGTCGATGGCATCCAAGTAGACAACGCTGCCTTCGACCCATCCGGTTTCGGGTTCAATTACCTTGGCGGACAGGAGCAGTCGCGCCTGGGCGATATCAATCCCGACGACATCGACCGGATTGAGATCGTCAAGGGCTCGGCAGCGGCTACACTCTATGGTACTACCGCGGCCAACGGCGTGATCCAGATCTTTACCAAGCGCGGCGCCCTCAATTCCAAGGCACGCTGGACCTTCGAAACCGAACAGGGCTATTCGAACTACGATCCGGAAATCTTCACCTACCCGGAGGAAAGTTTCAGCTATACAGCCCCGTTTTCCGCAACCCAGAATGAGATTATTGATGTGACCAGTTTCGGTGGCAAGCTGCTTCGGGAGAGCATGATCGGCCAGGGGGCCATCGAAAGCTATAGTCTGAGTGTGCGTGGTGGCGGCGAAGCCGTTACCTACTATGTCGCCGGCCGGTCATCTCGTGAAGCGGGCGCCTTCATGCCGGGCACCAACACCAACCAGTTCTACAGCGGGAAGGCAAATGTGGAGCTGCATGTTTCCGACAAGTTGTCCCTGTATACAACCAACTCCATCAGCTACAACCGGCAACGGGCCGTGAACAATGACAATCACGTGTTTGGCTACATGGCGCAGGCCCTGCTATCCGTCGGCGATACATCCGCCGCCGCACCCCGGGGAGAAGCCCTCTATGATCTTGACAAGATCGACAAGATCCAGAACCTCAACGAGACTTTCCGCTATACAGGGTCCGTCCAGTTCAAGTACCGACCCGACAAGAATTGGAGCAATCGGCTTCTGTTTGGGCTGGACCTGACCTCGGCTGAGCTGGGTGACTTCATCCCCTTCGGAGCGGGGATCATGCTGGTACCTCTGGGCGAACGCCTGATTGACGGCCGCAAGTTCTGGTCGCTGACCCTAGACGCCAGCTCCGTCTACCGAGCCCGGTTGGGCAACATCGGTTTTGCCACGTCGGTGGGCGCACAGGGCTTCCTGGAGGACACCAAACTCGTCTCCGCCGGCGGAGAAGATTTCCCTTTCACGGGCCTCTCCACCATCGCCGGTACGGGATTCTCACGCGCATGGGAGAGTCGTTTCCGGTCGGTCAATGCCGGATTTTACATACAGGAGGTGATTGACCTCAGCAACGCCCTCTATATTACAGGCGCCGTGCGCACGGATGGTAACAGTGCCTTCGGAGATGAATTTCAATCGCAGACCTATCCTAAGCTGGGGGTGTCCTACGTACTGGATAATTTCAGCCTGCCTCTGCTCGGTAGTGGCAGCCTAAAATTGCGGGTAGCCCAGGGCAGCTCGGGAAGTCAACCGGGAGTCTTCGACAAGGACCGGACCTTCGAGCCTAACTCCCTGGCGAGCGCTCCCGGTTTAACGTCCTCTAACGTTGGTGACAAGGAGCTTAAGCCCGAAGTCAGCACAGAGCTGGAGGTCGGGTTTGATCTCAGTTTTCTGAACGAGCGCTGGGGGCTTGAATTCACGCTGTACAATCAGCGCACAATCGATGCACTGGTGCTCAAGCAGATTGCTCCGTCTACAGGTTTTGCCGGTTTCCAGCAGAGCAATATTGGAGAGGTGAGCAACAACGGTTTGGAACTGTTCCTCCGTGGCCTCATTATCCATACCGCGACCCTGAAGTGGGACCTTCGATTTTCCTACTCCGCAAGCAAAAATAATGTCGTCAGTCTGGGAGATGCGGCCGTCCCAGTGGGTAACCTGGGCGGCGTCAACCGAAATGAGGAGGGCTATCCCGTCGCCTCGCTCTGGGCACGGGGCCTGCGGAGCGATACGGTGGCGATCGTCAGTGGCGGCGTGCGGGCGGTGCCGGTGCCGGCAGTGGACGCCGGAGATCCCGCCCTGGACGGCATCGGGATCCTGGACGGCAAGCGAGTGGTGACGGCGGGCAATGTCTACATCGGTCCATCGTTGCCGTTAGAAACTGGGTACCTGCGCAATGACATCACGCTGTTTGGAAATTTCCGGTTCTCATTTCTTGTGGACTGGACTGATGGGCACTGGATGTATAACAGTACGCGTGAGTTCCAGTTTGAGTTCGGCAATTTGAAGAAGCCGGAACTCACCCCTTATGAGGTTCAGTACTATACGAACAAGCTGGCCACGGTGGGCTTTGGCGGGTTGGAGCCGGACGAGAAGGAGCGGCTCATCGAGCTGGCCCGCCTGGACGACCGAGAGGCCTACAACATGATGTCACCCGCCAATTTCATCAAATTGAGGGAGATATCGGCGTCGTACACCTTCCGCAACGTCCCGGGTCTGGAGAGCCTCACCCTGGTGGCAGCGGGCCGGAATCTCTGGACCGCTTCGCCCTACAACGGCCCGGATCCGGAAGTCAACTGGTCCGGCGCCAGCAGTACCCAGTCCAA
- a CDS encoding DUF3179 domain-containing protein gives MNDQTLTFGVSGKLWRDAMVMYDRETNSTWAHVTGRAITGPLLDAQLETYPALQTTWKAWLAAYPETKVLKKPVLYGSSYARYNADPRRQGIHGRRMGRSLLPAKSKVIGFQLEESPYAVPVQALLPGSLTELSVADVPLLIFTDVAGEGVTLWQREYEQEVLDFTLVDKDQPRARTGDGRSFDLVTGEEAGGGPPLTRIQTTKAYWFGWHNFYPETQVVSP, from the coding sequence GTGAATGACCAGACGCTGACCTTCGGCGTCTCCGGCAAGCTCTGGAGAGACGCCATGGTGATGTACGACCGCGAAACCAATTCCACCTGGGCCCATGTCACAGGCAGGGCGATCACTGGCCCGTTGCTGGATGCCCAGCTGGAAACGTATCCGGCCCTGCAGACCACCTGGAAGGCCTGGCTGGCCGCCTATCCCGAGACCAAGGTGTTGAAGAAGCCGGTGCTCTACGGTTCCTCCTATGCGCGCTATAACGCCGATCCCCGGCGCCAGGGCATTCACGGCCGCCGAATGGGCAGATCGTTGCTGCCCGCCAAATCCAAGGTCATCGGCTTCCAACTTGAGGAAAGCCCCTACGCGGTTCCCGTGCAGGCGTTGCTGCCCGGCAGCCTGACCGAACTCTCTGTCGCCGACGTACCCTTGTTGATCTTCACCGATGTGGCGGGCGAGGGGGTCACCCTCTGGCAGCGGGAATATGAGCAGGAAGTCCTCGACTTTACGCTGGTCGACAAGGATCAGCCCCGCGCTCGCACCGGTGATGGCCGGTCGTTCGATCTGGTCACCGGGGAGGAGGCCGGCGGTGGTCCACCACTTACCCGCATCCAGACCACAAAAGCCTACTGGTTCGGCTGGCACAATTTCTACCCGGAGACGCAGGTCGTATCCCCCTGA
- a CDS encoding insulinase family protein, which produces MVASKYHDPHFVLRFRGAGARGAWQLTAVVLLTVALGWAKPVKIVVLNSPSELVQVKVMVRAGSASDPAGREGLAALTGRMLLDGSFGDPSAPVTKDMLADIVRPWGEQASPSVVVEKETSTFSFTVPKGVFSEYAVKVLQPLFTQPLFAGDELERISKETKVYISATLRLENTELLGLYALDNYIHEGTPYGHLPAGTISGLKAITVEDVRRFYKTYYTAGNITVGVSSGDADIQRLIQSSLSGLGRSVRAKKLRRVPPKRAPAIKGRELLVITQPTTIATGIHLGYPINVDRRHRDYWALYVANVALGTHRDSFGRLYNEIRQARGYNYGDYSYIEWFQNRPFALFPPTNTPRKNQYFSMWVRPAGHEYAHHLLKAIGWELENFVRDGLTGEEVELAKNKARVLYLNLAETSERLLAYKLDDNFYDQRGNGFLDGYLAAIDALTPAQVNAAIRRHLQVENLKIVIVTNEEWGARLATDIAAGQNAGGKDAAAYDFPSREVDDELVYDIPEDKRAVVEKDRLWEAYPLNLSAGRIRVVSSTQLFESARLIGR; this is translated from the coding sequence ATGGTTGCAAGCAAGTATCATGACCCCCATTTTGTCCTGCGATTCAGAGGTGCAGGCGCCAGGGGAGCCTGGCAACTGACCGCAGTCGTGCTACTGACGGTCGCATTGGGCTGGGCCAAACCGGTGAAGATCGTTGTTCTGAACTCCCCCTCGGAGCTAGTGCAGGTAAAAGTGATGGTGCGGGCCGGCTCGGCAAGCGACCCCGCTGGCCGTGAAGGCCTGGCAGCGCTTACTGGGCGCATGCTTTTGGATGGCAGCTTCGGCGACCCTTCCGCCCCGGTTACCAAGGACATGCTGGCCGATATTGTTCGGCCCTGGGGAGAGCAGGCAAGCCCCTCAGTGGTAGTCGAGAAGGAAACTTCCACCTTCAGTTTCACGGTACCGAAGGGCGTGTTTTCTGAGTACGCCGTCAAAGTGTTGCAGCCGCTTTTCACCCAACCCCTGTTTGCTGGCGACGAGCTTGAGCGCATCAGCAAGGAGACCAAAGTCTATATCTCAGCGACTCTTAGGCTGGAGAACACGGAGCTGCTGGGCCTCTATGCGCTGGACAACTACATCCACGAGGGGACGCCCTATGGGCACCTGCCCGCAGGCACCATCAGCGGTCTCAAAGCCATTACCGTTGAAGATGTGCGCCGCTTTTACAAGACCTACTACACGGCGGGCAATATCACCGTGGGGGTCTCGAGCGGCGATGCCGATATCCAGCGCCTCATCCAGTCTTCGCTCAGTGGCCTTGGCCGGTCGGTGAGGGCGAAAAAGCTACGCAGGGTGCCGCCCAAACGGGCACCAGCCATCAAGGGCCGTGAGTTGCTTGTCATCACCCAGCCCACTACCATCGCCACCGGTATCCATCTTGGCTATCCCATCAACGTTGACCGCCGTCACCGCGACTACTGGGCGCTCTATGTGGCCAATGTCGCGCTGGGTACGCATCGTGACAGCTTCGGCAGACTCTATAATGAAATCCGCCAGGCCCGCGGCTATAACTACGGAGACTACTCCTACATCGAGTGGTTTCAGAACCGGCCATTTGCACTGTTTCCCCCCACTAACACGCCCCGTAAAAATCAATACTTCAGCATGTGGGTGCGCCCCGCCGGCCACGAATATGCCCACCATCTACTCAAGGCAATCGGTTGGGAGCTGGAGAATTTTGTGCGGGATGGCCTCACTGGGGAGGAGGTGGAGTTGGCCAAGAACAAGGCCAGGGTGCTTTACCTGAATCTGGCGGAGACCTCCGAGCGGCTGCTGGCCTACAAGCTGGATGACAACTTCTACGATCAGCGTGGCAACGGCTTCCTTGATGGGTACCTGGCGGCCATCGATGCACTGACCCCTGCGCAGGTAAATGCCGCCATCCGACGCCACCTGCAGGTGGAAAACTTGAAGATTGTGATCGTGACCAACGAGGAGTGGGGTGCCCGCCTGGCCACCGATATTGCCGCCGGACAAAACGCGGGCGGCAAGGACGCCGCAGCCTATGACTTCCCCTCAAGAGAGGTGGATGATGAGCTGGTGTATGACATACCCGAGGACAAGCGCGCCGTTGTGGAAAAAGACCGGTTATGGGAAGCCTACCCCCTGAATCTTTCCGCGGGGCGGATACGGGTGGTCAGCTCCACCCAGCTGTTCGAAAGCGCCAGGCTGATAGGCCGCTGA
- a CDS encoding insulinase family protein yields MPVRAQSVFPYPVKKVTLDNGLDVLLVSMPEFKDVLSLNVLVLAGAGNETEKGKTGFAHLFEHIMFRHEFRGQSDGYRKAMNKLGAFNNAWTWFDVTFYHPLTFSSNLDAVTLASGEVVPGLLELEASRFTALEFDEKIFQTETGAVLGEYRKNATSPGLAMTEKQLELAYPQHPYGHTTIGFFQDVVNMSQHYEYARWFYDSYYRPNNCVLVIAGDIDVATLSAKINTAFGGWEYQETPVIDVQDPPQQAERRGHVAWDADVPPRVNVAYLGPKFVTGSKGTAVGQILGELLTSRSAPLFRKLRFEDKAVSQLNLSATEGFHRRLVEINGQLYTDQYAEGGESYQERVIQDIIAGFGDLENFSSTENANRILEMVKSKYTYDFLAQLNSPANVALQLAYYYRFERDPQVIDKLVQSVQDLTPADIDHYARKYFVDNSRVIVTMAPREG; encoded by the coding sequence ATGCCAGTCCGGGCCCAGTCGGTTTTCCCCTATCCCGTGAAGAAGGTGACGCTGGACAACGGATTGGACGTCCTGCTCGTATCCATGCCCGAGTTCAAAGACGTACTCAGCCTGAATGTGCTAGTTCTGGCCGGTGCCGGAAACGAAACCGAAAAGGGAAAAACTGGCTTTGCCCACCTGTTTGAGCACATCATGTTTCGCCACGAGTTTAGGGGCCAGAGCGACGGCTACCGCAAAGCCATGAACAAACTGGGCGCCTTCAACAACGCCTGGACGTGGTTTGACGTCACTTTCTATCACCCCCTGACATTTAGCTCCAACCTTGATGCGGTGACCCTCGCATCGGGCGAAGTGGTGCCCGGCCTCCTGGAGCTGGAGGCGTCCCGCTTTACGGCCCTGGAATTCGACGAAAAGATATTCCAGACCGAGACGGGCGCGGTGCTGGGGGAATACCGCAAGAACGCCACCAGTCCTGGCCTGGCCATGACCGAGAAGCAGCTGGAACTGGCCTATCCGCAGCACCCCTACGGACACACCACCATCGGATTCTTTCAGGATGTGGTGAATATGTCCCAGCACTACGAGTACGCCCGCTGGTTTTATGACAGCTATTACCGCCCCAATAACTGCGTGCTGGTGATTGCCGGCGACATCGATGTTGCCACGCTCAGCGCTAAGATCAACACTGCATTCGGTGGCTGGGAGTACCAGGAAACGCCGGTCATCGACGTGCAGGACCCGCCTCAGCAGGCGGAGCGCCGCGGCCACGTTGCCTGGGATGCTGACGTGCCGCCACGAGTCAATGTTGCCTACCTGGGGCCGAAGTTTGTCACGGGCAGCAAGGGCACGGCAGTGGGACAAATTCTCGGCGAACTGCTGACCTCCCGATCGGCGCCGCTGTTCCGCAAACTGCGCTTTGAGGATAAAGCCGTCAGCCAGCTGAATCTGAGCGCCACTGAGGGCTTCCACCGTCGGCTGGTGGAAATCAACGGGCAGCTGTACACTGATCAATATGCGGAAGGCGGCGAGAGCTACCAGGAGCGTGTCATTCAGGATATCATTGCGGGCTTTGGCGATCTGGAGAATTTTTCCTCCACTGAAAATGCAAACCGGATTCTTGAGATGGTAAAGAGCAAATACACGTACGATTTTTTGGCTCAGCTGAACAGTCCGGCCAATGTGGCCCTGCAGCTGGCCTACTACTACCGTTTCGAGCGCGACCCGCAGGTCATCGACAAGCTGGTCCAGTCGGTGCAAGACCTGACCCCTGCCGACATTGATCATTACGCGCGGAAATATTTTGTGGACAACAGCCGGGTGATCGTCACGATGGCCCCCAGGGAGGGCTAA